Proteins co-encoded in one Capsicum annuum cultivar UCD-10X-F1 chromosome 9, UCD10Xv1.1, whole genome shotgun sequence genomic window:
- the LOC107841732 gene encoding gamma-tubulin complex component 3 yields MNDGDDHRTLDLVKELVHRLTTPPPTHLTPTHPTPTPHYPQSLHYAIRILSSRMTPSISPNEAAMVESIKRNLATQGKSSDALTFADLYTKFSSKIGPGSVKNKWAVLYLLKTVSEDRINQKNMPSNAPANAFLSSLSRGGLPELGLRNDSNLEGYKDNCKDLRGSVGNLGKMEKGYSDNSNDFRGLVGTLGKMEKGYTDNSKDLRGLMGKLGKREKGCSDGNVSDDFRSSSNLKDYRGKGYSDGNVSDDLRNLSCGGDVSRVLKGKGEVGKGWSGGVLMVSKDSENLRYMAYKEFVDLWKEENEVSEDVLVRDVLYSCQGIDGKYVKYDKNEDGYVLPDWMKVPRATRNVVRKLCELGWLFRKVKGYISESMNQFPAQDVGTVGQAFCAALQDELSEYYKLLAVLEGQAMNPIPLGSEGECSGNYMSFRRLSVWFAEPIVKMRLMAVLVDNCKSLKGGAMAGAIHMHAQHGDPLVNDFMKRLLRRVCSPLFEMVRRWVLEGELEDIFSEFFIVSQPVKDESLWREGYRLHAAMLPAFISQSLAKQILRTGKSINFLRVCCDDRGWADAATEAAAAVGTTTTRGSLGYGETDALESLVTEAAKRIDKHLLELMHKRYKFKEHCLAIKRYLLLGQGDFVQYLMDIVGPELSEPANTISSFKLATLLESAITSSNAQYDDCDIRARLRVKMMPHKTGDRGWDVFSLEYDAGVPLNTVFTESVMTRYIRVFNFLWKLRRVEHALTGTWKTMKPNCITSHFFSKLPQAVKLQLILTSRKCQVLWDEMNHFVSNLQYYIMFEVLEVSWSNLVKEMELSKDLDDLLAAHENYLSSILEKSLLGERSQELNKTLFVLFDLILRFRSLADRLYEGINELQSRTAEVKSRGKSNDKSSEPGSWLGEGRKALTQRAGEFFKNMGNDIDVIGKDYTTIFEGFISKLPVQQHIDLKFLMFRLNFTEFYSQLQPITRGKLF; encoded by the exons ATGAACGACGGCGACGACCACCGCACTTTAGATCTCGTCAAAGAACTCGTCCACCGCTTAACCacccccccacccacccaccttACCCCCACCCATCCCACCCCTACCCCCCACTACCCCCAATCCCTCCATTACGCAATTCGCATTCTCTCTAGCCGAATGACCCCTTCAATTTCCCCTAACGAAGCCGCAATGGTCGAATCAATCAAACGTAACTTAGCTACACAAGGTAAATCCTCCGATGCCTTAACTTTCGCCGATTTATACACGAAATTTTCATCGAAAATCGGGCCGGGTAGTGTAAAAAACAAATGGGCAGTACTTTATTTGCTTAAAACTGTCTCCGAAGATCggataaaccaaaaaaatatgCCTAGTAATGCTCCAGCTAACGCGTTTTTAAGCTCGTTGTCCCGTGGTGGTTTGCCCGAATTAGGGCTTAGAAATGATAGTAATTTAGAGGGTTATAAGGATAATTGTAAGGATTTGAGGGGCTCGGTTGGTAATTTGGGGAAAATGGAGAAGGGTTATAGTGATAATAGTAACGATTTTAGGGGGTTGGTTGGTACATTGGGGAAAATGGAGAAGGGTTATACTGATAATAGCAAGGATTTGAGAGGGTTGATGGGTAAATTGGGGAAAAGGGAGAAGGGATGTAGTGATGGTAATGTGAGTGATGATTTTCGGAGTTCGAGTAATTTGAAGGATTATAGGGGGAAGGGTTATAGTGATGGTAATGTGAGTGATGATTTGAGGAATTTGAGCTGTGGAGGCGATGTTTCTAGGGTTTTGAAGGGGAAGGGTGAAGTAGGGAAAGGATGGAGTGGAGGGGTTTTGATGGTTTCTAAAGATTCAGAGAATTTGAGGTATATGGCGTATAAGGAGTTTGTGGACTTGTGGAAAGAAGAGAATGAGGTATCAGAGGATGTTTTAGTGAGGGATGTGTTGTATTCTTGTCAAGGGATTGATGGGAAGTATGTGAAGTATGATAAGAATGAGGATGGTTATGTGTTGCCTGATTGGATGAAAGTTCCGAGGGCTACGAGGAATGTTGTTAGGAAGCTTTGTGAGCTTGGTTGGTTGTTTAGGAAAGTTAAAGGGTATATATCGGAGAGTATGAATCAGTTTCCTGCTCAAGATGTAGGAACGGTTGGACAAGCGTTTTGTGCTGCATTGCAGGATGAGCTATCGGAGTATTATAAGTTGTTGGCGGTGCTTGAAGGGCAGGCGATGAATCCAATACCGTTGGGTTCAGAGGGTGAATGTTCAGGGAATTATATGTCTTTCAGAAGACTGTCGGTTTGGTTTGCTGAGCCGATTGTGAAGATGAGGTTGATGGCGGTTTTAGTTGATAACTGTAAGAGCTTGAAGGGTGGAGCAATGGCTGGTGCAATTCACATGCATGCTCAACATGGTGATCCACTAGTTAATGATTTCATGAAAAGGTTATTGCGTCGGGTGTGTTCCCCTCTTTTTGAGATGGTGAGGAGATGGGTGCTTGAAGGAGAGCTTGAAGATATATTTTCTGAGTTTTTCATTGTGAGTCAACCTGTAAAAGACGAGTCCCTTTGGAGAGAAGGTTATCGGCTTCATGCTGCCATGCTTCCTGCTTTTATTTCTCAGTCTCTTGCCAAACAGATTTTGAGGACCGGTAAATCAATCAACTTTCTCAGAGTCTGTTGTGATGATCGTGGTTGGGCTGATGCTGCAACAGAAGCAGCAGCAGCTGTTGGAACTACAACCACGAGAGGAAGTCTTGGGTATGGCGAAACTGATGCACTTGAATCTTTGGTTACAGAAGCAGCAAAAAGAATCGATAAGCATTTACTTGAACTTATGCACAAAAGATACAAGTTCAAAGAACATTGTCTTGCCATTAAGCGCTACTTGCTTCTTGGTCAAGGAGATTTTGTGCAATATCTAATGGATATTGTTGGTCCTGAGCTATCTGAGCCGGCTAATACTATCAGCTCATTTAAGCTGGCAACCTTGTTAGAGAGTGCCATCACATCATCTAATGCACAGTATGATGATTGTGATATACGCGCTAGATTAAGGGTTAAGATGATGCCACATAAAACTGGAGATAGAGGGTGGGATGTCTTTTCGTTGGAATATGATGCAGGTGTTCCTTTGAATACAGTTTTCACAGAGTCCGTAATGACAAGATATATAAGAGTCTTCAATTTTTTGTGGAAGCTCAGAAGGGTAGAACACGCGCTAACGGGTACCTGGAAGACAATGAAACCAAATTGTATCACTTCCCATTTCTTCTCCAAGTTGCCACAAGCTGTTAAGTTGCAGTTGATTTTGACATCACGAAAGTGTCAAGTTCTTTGGGATGAAATGAATCACTTTGTTTCTAATTTGCAGTACTACATCATGTTTGAAGTTTTGGAGGTCTCGTGGTCTAATCTTGTGAAAGAAATGGAATTATCTAAAGACCTTGACGATCTTCTTGCAGCACATGAAAACTATTTGTCGTCAATTTTAGAGAAATCGTTGCTTGGAGAACGTTCTCAGGAGCTTAACAAgacactctttgttttatttGACCTGATATTGCGCTTCCGAAGTCTGGCGGATCGACTATATGAAGGCATTAATGAGCTGCAATCAAG GACTGCAGAAGTCAAATCACGGGGAAAATCAAATGATAAATCTTCAGAACCAGGGTCGTGGCTTGGTGAAGGCAGAAAGGCTTTAACTCAACGTGCTGgagaattcttcaaaaatatgggAAATGATATAGACGTGATTGGAAAGGATTATACAACCATCTTTGAAGGGTTCATTTCTAAGTTGCCCGTGCAGCAGCACATTGATTTGAAGTTTCTCATGTTTAGGCTCAACTTCACCGAGTTCTATAGTCAGCTACAGCCAATTACTAGAGGGAAGCTTTTCTAG
- the LOC107843197 gene encoding enolase codes for MATITAIKARQIFDSRGNPTVEVDVHVSNGVFARAAVPSGASTGIYEALELRDGGSDYLGKGVSKAVNNVNSIIGPALVGKDPTDQTGLDNFMVHQLDGTQNEWGWCKQKLGANAILAVSLAVCKAGAAVRNVPLYKHIADLAGNKKLVLPVPAFNVINGGSHAGNKLAMQEFMILPVGAATFKEAMKMGCEVYHHLKAVIKKKYGQDATNVGDEGGFAPNIQENKEGLELLKTAIEKAGYTGKVVIGMDVAASEFYGKDKSYDLNFKEENNNGSQKISGDQLKDLYKSFVSEYPIVSIEDPFDQDDWETYAKLTTEIGEQVQIVGDDLLVTNPKRVAKAIAEKTCNALLLKVNQIGSVTESIEAVKMSKKAGWGVMTSHRSGETEDTFIADLAVGLSTGQIKTGAPCRSERLAKYNQLLRIEEELGSEAVYAGATFRKPVEPY; via the exons ATGGCAACTATCACAGCAATTAAAGCTCGTCAGATCTTTGACAGTCGTGGTAATCCCACTGTTGAG GTTGATGTACATGTCTCAAATGGTGTATTTGCCAGAGCTGCTGTCCCTAGTGGTGCATCCACCG GAATCTATGAAGCCCTTGAATTGAGGGATGGAGGATCCGACTACCTTGGAAAGGGTGTTTCAAAG GCTGTTAACAATGTCAACTCAATTATTGGCCCTGCTCTTGTGGGCAAG GATCCAACCGACCAAACTGGTCTCGACAACTTCATGGTCCATCAGTTAGATGGAACTCAAAATGAGTGGGGTTGGTGCAAACAAAAg CTTGGTGCAAATGCCATCCTTGCTGTGTCACTTGCTGTGTGTAAAGCTGGTGCTGCAGTCAGGAACGTTCCACTTTACAAG CACATTGCTGACCTTGCTGGTAACAAGAAGTTGGTGTTGCCGGTTCCTGCCTTCAATGTGATTAATGGTGGATCTCATGCCGGAAACAAACTCGCAATGCAG GAATTCATGATCCTTCCTGTTGGAGCTGCTACTTTCAAGGAGGCCATGAAGATGGGCTGTGAAGTCTATCACCATTTGAAG GCTGTGATTAAGAAGAAATATGGTCAGGATGCCACCAATGTTGGTGATGAGGGTGGTTTTGCTCCTAATATCCAG GAGAACAAGGAAGGTCTTGAATTGCTCAAGACGGCCATTGAGAAAGCAGGTTACACAGGAAAG GTGGTCATTGGAATGGATGTTGCTGCATCTGAATTCTACGGAAAGGACAAATCTTATGACCTGAACTTCAAAGAAGAG aACAACAACGGCTCACAAAAGATATCAGGTGACCAGCTCAAGGATTTGTACAAGTCATTTGTGTCCGAGTACCCTATTGTTTCAATTGAAGATCCATTCGACCAAGATGACTGGGAGACCTATGCTAAGCTCACCACTGAGATTGGGGAGCAAGTACAGATTGTCGGTGATGACCTTCTTGTCACCAACCCTAAG AGGGTTGCTAAGGCCATTGCAGAGAAGACTTGCAATGCTCTTCTTCTCAAG GTTAACCAAATTGGCAGTGTGACCGAGAGCATTGAAGCCGTGAAGATGTCTAAGAAGGCAGGTTGGGGTGTAATGACCAGTCACCGAAG TGGAGAAACAGAAGATACCTTCATTGCTGATCTTGCTGTCGGATTGTCAACG GGACAGATCAAGACTGGAGCTCCTTGCAGGTCAGAGCGTCTCGCCAAGTACAACCAG CTTTTGAGGATCGAAGAGGAACTCGGATCAGAGGCTGTGTATGCAGGAGCAACCTTCCGCAAGCCCGTTGAGCCCTACTAA